Sequence from the Armatimonadota bacterium genome:
CGCTTTCTGGTGCATCCTCACCTTCGCGTTCGTCGGCCACGGGACTCCCGCACCTTTCGATCCGCCGCGCCGGCTGGTCGTACGGGGCCCCTACCGGGTCGTGCGCAATCCCATGTACATCGGCGCCGGGCTGGCCCTCGCCGGTGCCGCGCTCTTCTATCGCTCGGGCCCTCTGCTTGGCTACACCGCGCTGTTCTTCCTCATCACCCACCTGTTTGTGGTGTGGTACGAGGAACCGGCCCTGCGGCGGGCTTTCGGGGGCGAGTACGAGGCCTACCTCCGGCGGGTCCGCCGATGGTGGCCGACGATATGAGCCGGTCCGAAGTGTGCGCTGAGTTGTTGGGAGGAAGCGCCATGGTACTGCGCGTGGTCCCAGTGCCGGGTGACGAGGGGGATTTGCGGCCATCGTGCC
This genomic interval carries:
- a CDS encoding isoprenylcysteine carboxylmethyltransferase family protein, with the protein product MPAAGRHPPPRCHRPIGPDGRQADMVILVRAATYAALFIGLVLVFVPARVLSWSGVTRPAAIGVPQMAGMALGAAGAALAFWCILTFAFVGHGTPAPFDPPRRLVVRGPYRVVRNPMYIGAGLALAGAALFYRSGPLLGYTALFFLITHLFVVWYEEPALRRAFGGEYEAYLRRVRRWWPTI